A window of the Pyrodictium abyssi genome harbors these coding sequences:
- a CDS encoding V-type ATPase subunit, producing MTLLYEGLGAEYLYTKAVVAKTLSYEDDLRALLAQYTGDESTLELFRATKLARYIPADTKKIEPSMVERAAFRHYVGVLESIRGRTPGQALEIYKAYRAVVVARDIELIIRKKSLEGRIVRSDELIYPEAPEVARARRLAEEDADPARILAAAGMANAAKILRKTRGTELLSAAIDIEILKLFSEAKNAAKTSTGRDILGARQDIFAARTAMTLVAVQPEREVLAMHEAALETHKLPRQKLIEAVETRDTETLERILLEALVGRVPEGLTVLDAFVSSKRRENRRRAKSIFAREPLSLDVVAGLLEILLLDAEDAVIIALSGYSKQPKSIVAELVSY from the coding sequence TTGACGCTACTCTACGAGGGGCTCGGCGCCGAGTACCTCTACACAAAGGCCGTTGTAGCTAAGACCCTGAGCTACGAGGACGACCTAAGAGCACTCCTAGCCCAGTACACAGGCGACGAGTCCACGCTAGAGCTGTTCCGCGCAACCAAGCTGGCCCGCTACATACCCGCCGACACGAAGAAGATCGAGCCCAGTATGGTGGAGAGAGCCGCGTTCAGGCACTACGTCGGCGTACTAGAGTCGATACGCGGCAGGACACCGGGCCAGGCGCTAGAGATCTACAAGGCCTACCGCGCAGTGGTAGTAGCGCGCGACATAGAGCTGATAATAAGGAAGAAGAGCCTAGAAGGCAGGATTGTGCGGTCAGATGAACTAATCTACCCAGAGGCGCCCGAGGTCGCTAGAGCGCGTAGACTAGCCGAGGAGGACGCCGACCCGGCACGCATCCTAGCAGCGGCCGGCATGGCTAACGCCGCTAAGATACTCCGCAAGACCCGTGGCACCGAGCTGCTAAGCGCAGCCATAGACATAGAGATATTAAAGCTGTTCAGCGAGGCAAAGAACGCCGCAAAAACCAGCACCGGGAGAGACATACTGGGAGCCCGCCAGGACATCTTCGCCGCCCGCACGGCCATGACGCTGGTGGCTGTTCAGCCGGAGAGAGAGGTACTGGCAATGCACGAGGCGGCGCTAGAGACTCATAAGCTCCCCCGGCAGAAGCTCATAGAGGCCGTAGAGACGCGCGACACGGAGACCCTTGAGAGGATTCTCCTAGAAGCCCTTGTTGGGAGGGTGCCGGAGGGCCTGACAGTCCTAGATGCTTTCGTTTCGAGTAAGCGCCGTGAGAACCGGAGACGCGCCAAGAGCATATTTGCTAGGGAGCCCCTATCGCTAGATGTAGTGGCTGGGCTTCTCGAGATACTCCTCTTAGACGCCGAGGATGCAGTAATTATAGCGCTATCCGGCTACAGTAAGCAGCCAAAGAGCATCGTAGCGGAGCTAGTATCCTACTAG
- a CDS encoding V-type ATP synthase subunit I — protein MAATSILVAQPTSQAYIVILRDRLADTLKALAECGCFHPEPQRAAGEFSARIRHLRNELEAMEQRLRDMLQVAEEAGIEAGEDVGSEQVLRLSRAADMGVSRVVEQLTAAVHDIERLVERLAQLRSPESELAILLAVLEAYSFIDVDIEALKKGSYIRAKVYRVPVERVDSFIADVEAIGAVAGLRVSGIEPGIETVVVAYPAWLEAEVGKAALRSRASPLEIPEDMPRTPAEAIRKARKELEELPVVLRRHLPKLREALTIIEAAKNLLSLLEATRLTETVAVVKGYVSPDKVQQLRRTLDGLGAGYVGLVVEDTGEEHHGHEEAAKELPPSYFTVPQKLAPFAGLLDMAGYPRPREFVPVTLMAVTLPIIYGLMFPDLGHGLVLLLAGYYLFYKRMGNAELGRLVMIFGAAAMVMGFLAGEFFGPHPAVAGWLDSTWHGHPPLSSPLHPFVKQLAEGGHSGAELAEEAKLLIFHAIYLSLAVGSAVLALSSWISVANGLMMRDKELLAAGIGKTLVFTAIMIAVIVGGMTGSGATPIESAGAVLRDAGLTLVPETGLGTLVRLMVTVGLLVLLVSPILFGHGTAGERLVNGVMEAFDILLMAIGNTASFMRIMGLMLAHSGLMFGFTILAFISGPVLGAIAYILGNILVIGLEALVAYAHSLRLHFYEMFSKFYMDGGRPYTPIRLPELVKLEIEQH, from the coding sequence TTGGCGGCCACATCCATTCTTGTAGCGCAGCCGACCAGCCAGGCTTACATAGTCATACTCAGGGACAGGCTCGCCGACACTCTGAAGGCTCTCGCCGAGTGTGGTTGCTTCCACCCGGAACCCCAGCGCGCTGCTGGCGAGTTCTCTGCAAGGATACGCCACCTGCGCAACGAGCTAGAGGCTATGGAGCAGCGGTTACGCGACATGCTCCAGGTGGCCGAGGAGGCTGGGATAGAGGCCGGGGAGGACGTTGGCTCTGAGCAAGTGCTACGTCTCAGCCGTGCCGCCGACATGGGCGTGTCAAGGGTAGTGGAGCAGCTCACCGCCGCAGTACACGACATAGAGAGGCTTGTGGAGAGGCTAGCCCAGCTGAGGAGCCCGGAGTCTGAACTCGCGATCCTCTTAGCCGTGCTGGAGGCCTACAGCTTCATAGACGTTGACATAGAGGCGCTTAAGAAGGGCAGTTACATACGCGCTAAGGTCTACCGTGTGCCAGTGGAGCGCGTGGACTCGTTCATAGCCGACGTGGAGGCTATAGGCGCTGTAGCCGGGCTACGCGTGTCCGGCATAGAGCCGGGCATAGAGACCGTGGTTGTAGCGTACCCAGCGTGGCTCGAGGCTGAGGTGGGCAAGGCCGCGCTACGCAGCAGGGCTTCCCCGCTCGAGATACCAGAGGACATGCCGAGGACACCCGCAGAGGCCATAAGGAAGGCACGGAAGGAGCTAGAAGAGCTACCAGTGGTGCTTAGGAGGCATCTCCCCAAGCTACGCGAGGCTCTAACCATCATCGAAGCCGCGAAGAACCTGCTCAGCCTGCTAGAGGCGACTCGCCTCACAGAGACAGTAGCCGTGGTCAAAGGCTACGTGAGTCCCGATAAGGTTCAGCAGCTACGCCGGACCCTAGACGGGCTCGGCGCCGGCTACGTAGGCCTAGTAGTCGAGGACACTGGAGAGGAGCACCACGGCCATGAGGAGGCGGCCAAGGAGCTGCCGCCGAGCTACTTTACCGTGCCACAGAAGCTGGCGCCCTTTGCAGGCCTATTGGATATGGCTGGCTATCCACGGCCACGCGAGTTCGTACCAGTAACGTTGATGGCTGTGACGCTCCCGATAATCTATGGCCTAATGTTCCCGGACCTGGGCCACGGCCTGGTACTACTACTAGCAGGCTACTACTTGTTCTACAAGAGGATGGGCAACGCTGAGCTAGGCCGGCTAGTAATGATATTCGGCGCCGCCGCCATGGTGATGGGCTTCCTGGCTGGCGAGTTCTTCGGCCCACACCCAGCCGTGGCCGGGTGGCTTGACAGTACCTGGCACGGCCACCCACCGCTATCCAGCCCGCTCCACCCGTTCGTCAAGCAGCTAGCCGAGGGCGGTCACAGCGGCGCAGAGCTAGCAGAGGAGGCTAAGCTGCTCATATTCCATGCAATATACCTGTCGCTTGCCGTAGGCTCTGCAGTGCTGGCCCTATCGTCGTGGATATCGGTAGCCAACGGCCTAATGATGCGCGACAAGGAGCTGCTAGCAGCCGGCATAGGCAAGACGCTGGTATTCACAGCCATAATGATAGCCGTCATCGTCGGCGGCATGACAGGCAGCGGTGCCACACCCATAGAGAGCGCTGGCGCCGTACTACGCGATGCAGGCCTCACGCTAGTGCCCGAGACAGGCCTTGGCACACTAGTGAGGCTTATGGTGACTGTCGGTCTGCTAGTATTGCTAGTGTCGCCGATACTCTTCGGCCATGGCACGGCGGGAGAGAGACTCGTCAACGGCGTAATGGAGGCGTTCGACATACTGCTAATGGCTATAGGCAACACTGCATCCTTCATGCGAATTATGGGCCTAATGCTGGCACACAGCGGCCTCATGTTCGGCTTCACAATACTAGCGTTCATATCTGGGCCGGTGCTAGGAGCGATCGCGTACATACTAGGCAACATACTAGTGATAGGCCTAGAGGCGCTAGTAGCGTACGCCCACTCGCTGAGGCTGCACTTCTACGAGATGTTCAGCAAGTTCTACATGGACGGTGGCAGGCCGTACACGCCAATAAGGCTCCCAGAACTAGTAAAGCTAGAGATAGAGCAGCACTAG
- a CDS encoding V-type ATP synthase subunit F gives MAAKHVVVIADPYTVYAFRLLGAEGYAVNSPEEAARVVEELVSREDIGLVLLSAEYYDGARKAVEKFRQVHGDVVVARLPTVREPGKPMDVQKELLKALGMG, from the coding sequence TTGGCGGCGAAGCATGTTGTCGTAATAGCTGATCCTTACACTGTCTACGCCTTCCGCCTGCTGGGCGCTGAGGGCTATGCTGTGAACTCCCCCGAGGAGGCAGCCAGGGTTGTAGAGGAGCTTGTCTCCCGCGAGGACATAGGCCTCGTTCTGCTCTCGGCGGAGTACTACGACGGGGCGCGCAAGGCGGTTGAGAAGTTCCGGCAGGTGCACGGCGACGTGGTGGTAGCCCGGCTGCCGACGGTCCGCGAGCCGGGCAAGCCCATGGATGTACAAAAAGAGCTGCTCAAGGCCCTAGGCATGGGGTGA
- a CDS encoding V-type ATP synthase subunit E — protein sequence MAGHVKLLGSPEKLAEEIAGKVQRDIEAKVNSALEAAKKIVEKAFEDNLKKLEEELRRSARSTREQVESYAARREVELRKKLARIRAEAVEEILGQALQQLRQKVSEKEYIGFLARKLEEAISRASKYSSELVVVPAEPDVEAVRKALKEIEIPRGVSVDLAGETIKGIGGFVLRASGGLSLDYRLEVVLASAIEEARSKIIEILFRT from the coding sequence GTGGCCGGACATGTGAAGCTGCTCGGTAGCCCGGAGAAGCTCGCGGAGGAGATAGCGGGCAAGGTGCAGAGAGACATCGAGGCGAAGGTTAACAGCGCTCTAGAGGCTGCTAAGAAGATAGTAGAGAAGGCCTTTGAGGACAATCTTAAGAAGCTTGAGGAGGAGCTAAGGAGGAGTGCGAGAAGCACCCGGGAGCAAGTAGAGTCCTACGCTGCTAGACGCGAGGTGGAGCTGCGGAAGAAGCTCGCTAGGATACGCGCTGAGGCGGTAGAGGAGATACTCGGGCAGGCGCTCCAGCAGCTCCGCCAGAAGGTGAGCGAGAAGGAGTACATAGGCTTCCTCGCGAGGAAGCTGGAGGAGGCTATAAGCAGGGCATCAAAGTACTCCAGTGAGCTCGTCGTGGTGCCGGCCGAGCCCGACGTGGAGGCTGTGCGCAAGGCGCTAAAGGAGATAGAGATACCTCGTGGTGTGAGCGTAGACCTCGCAGGGGAGACCATCAAGGGCATTGGCGGCTTCGTGCTACGTGCCAGCGGCGGGCTCTCCCTAGACTACAGGCTAGAAGTAGTACTCGCCTCAGCAATCGAGGAGGCAAGATCCAAGATAATTGAAATCCTTTTTAGGACATAA
- a CDS encoding ATP synthase subunit A yields MPVKGRIIRVAGPLVVAEGMQGVQMYEMVEVGEERLVGEVNRIVGDKAYIQVYETTTGLKPGEPVYGTGSPLSVELGPGIIGKIYDGIQRPLDAIKEKTQSVFIRRGVKVPALDRSKKWHFKPAGLRVGDKVSGGDVLGEVPETQLVTHRVLVPPGVHGVLRWIASEGEYTIEDPIAEVETADGKKIEIKMYHKWPVRKPRPIVEKFEPVEPLITGLRVIDTMFPMAKGGTGAIPGPFGSGKTVTLQSLAKWSSAKIVIYIGCGERGNEMTEVLESFPKLKDPWTGRPMMERTVLIANTSNMPVAAREASIYTGITIAEYYRDMGYDTLLVADSTSRWAEALREIAGRLEEMPAEEGYPSYLASRLAEFYSRAGRVRVPGRPERIGSVTVVGAVSPPGGDFTEPVTANTKRFIRVFWALDAKLAYSRHYPAINWLLSYSAYVDTVAKWWHENISPKWREYRDTAYELLLREDELKDIVRLVGTEGLSEKDKLILEVARIIREGFLQQNAFDAVDAFATPQKQWKQLETIIEFYHAALDAIQHGVTVKEIREKLADRIRAFILARYNVPNDKLEELDKIKQELLKGLEELVKQRSAALVPTA; encoded by the coding sequence ATGCCTGTAAAGGGCAGGATCATACGAGTAGCAGGCCCACTCGTAGTAGCTGAGGGCATGCAGGGCGTACAGATGTACGAGATGGTCGAGGTAGGCGAGGAGAGGCTAGTAGGTGAGGTAAACAGGATAGTCGGCGACAAGGCCTACATCCAGGTCTACGAGACCACGACCGGTCTGAAGCCCGGCGAGCCCGTCTACGGCACCGGCTCGCCCCTAAGCGTCGAGCTAGGCCCTGGCATAATAGGCAAGATATACGACGGTATTCAGAGGCCTCTCGACGCTATAAAGGAGAAGACGCAGAGCGTGTTCATACGCAGAGGCGTGAAGGTCCCGGCGCTGGACCGTAGCAAGAAGTGGCACTTCAAGCCCGCAGGCCTGCGCGTAGGCGACAAGGTATCCGGTGGCGACGTGCTCGGCGAGGTGCCGGAGACACAGCTGGTTACCCATCGTGTCCTCGTGCCTCCCGGCGTGCACGGTGTGCTACGCTGGATAGCCTCCGAGGGCGAGTACACGATAGAGGACCCGATAGCCGAGGTAGAGACCGCCGACGGCAAGAAGATAGAGATAAAGATGTACCACAAGTGGCCTGTCCGTAAGCCCAGGCCAATAGTCGAGAAGTTTGAGCCAGTGGAGCCCCTCATAACGGGCCTCCGTGTAATAGACACGATGTTCCCCATGGCTAAGGGTGGTACCGGCGCTATACCAGGGCCCTTCGGCAGCGGTAAGACGGTCACACTGCAGAGCCTCGCCAAGTGGAGCTCCGCCAAGATAGTCATCTACATCGGCTGCGGCGAGAGAGGCAACGAGATGACCGAGGTGCTAGAGTCCTTCCCCAAGCTCAAGGACCCGTGGACCGGCAGGCCCATGATGGAGCGTACAGTCCTCATAGCCAACACAAGCAACATGCCCGTAGCGGCGCGTGAGGCGAGCATCTACACGGGTATAACCATAGCCGAGTACTACCGCGACATGGGCTACGACACCCTACTAGTAGCGGACTCCACGAGCCGCTGGGCTGAGGCGCTACGCGAGATAGCTGGCCGCCTCGAGGAGATGCCCGCTGAGGAGGGCTACCCGAGCTACCTAGCCTCTAGGCTTGCTGAGTTCTACAGCCGTGCAGGCCGTGTACGCGTACCAGGCAGGCCGGAGCGTATAGGCAGCGTAACAGTGGTAGGCGCTGTGTCCCCGCCTGGCGGCGACTTCACAGAGCCAGTGACGGCCAACACGAAGCGCTTCATACGTGTATTCTGGGCACTCGACGCTAAGCTCGCCTACAGCAGGCACTACCCGGCCATCAACTGGCTGCTAAGCTACTCCGCCTATGTAGACACGGTGGCCAAGTGGTGGCACGAGAACATAAGCCCCAAGTGGCGCGAGTACCGCGACACCGCCTACGAGCTGCTACTCCGCGAGGACGAGCTAAAGGACATAGTGAGGCTAGTAGGCACCGAGGGCCTCAGCGAGAAGGACAAGCTCATCCTAGAGGTAGCCCGCATAATAAGAGAGGGCTTCCTCCAGCAGAACGCCTTCGACGCCGTAGACGCTTTCGCGACGCCGCAGAAGCAGTGGAAGCAGCTAGAGACCATAATAGAGTTCTACCACGCCGCGCTAGACGCTATACAGCACGGCGTCACCGTGAAGGAGATACGCGAGAAGCTAGCAGACAGGATACGCGCGTTCATCCTAGCAAGGTACAATGTGCCCAACGACAAGCTAGAGGAGCTCGACAAGATAAAGCAGGAGCTCCTCAAGGGCCTCGAGGAGCTAGTAAAGCAGCGCAGCGCGGCACTAGTCCCCACTGCCTAG
- a CDS encoding V-type ATP synthase subunit B, whose amino-acid sequence MAVPESRVIREYENIREIRGPLVIVEGISDAAYDEIVEVELPNGEKRRGRVLETARGYAVVQVFEGTTGITAVGTKVRFLARTLEVKVSDEMLGRVFNGLGDPIDGGPPITSGVWRDINGDPLNPATRAYPEDFIQTGVSAIDGMNTMVRGQKLPIFSGAGLPHNKLAVQIARQATVRSGEEFAVVFAAIGVMHDDALFFKKFFEETGAIKRAALFINLADEPASVRLITPRIALTLAEHLAFDLGMHVLVILTDMTNYAEALREISAAREEVPGRQGYPGYMYSDLASIYERAGRAHGRKGSITQMPILTMPNDDITHPIPDLTGYITEGQIVLSRELHNRGIYPPINVLMSLSRLMKEGIGPGKTREDHANVSDQLYAAYSRAVELRSLAAIVGEESLSDVDRKYLRFAEAFEQRFIRQGFYENRSIEETLDIAWEVLSILPESELYRIKDEFIRKYHPKYRKKASEEKS is encoded by the coding sequence TTGGCGGTGCCCGAGTCTAGGGTCATACGTGAGTACGAGAATATCCGCGAGATACGCGGCCCCCTAGTAATAGTCGAGGGTATAAGCGACGCGGCCTACGACGAGATAGTAGAAGTGGAGCTCCCCAACGGCGAGAAGCGCCGTGGCCGTGTACTGGAGACGGCTAGGGGCTATGCTGTAGTCCAGGTGTTCGAGGGCACAACCGGGATAACAGCAGTGGGCACCAAGGTGCGCTTCCTCGCTAGGACCCTCGAGGTAAAGGTATCCGACGAGATGCTAGGTAGAGTGTTCAACGGCCTAGGGGACCCGATAGACGGCGGCCCACCGATAACAAGCGGCGTATGGCGCGACATTAACGGCGACCCCCTGAACCCCGCTACACGTGCCTACCCCGAGGACTTCATCCAGACCGGTGTCTCCGCCATAGACGGTATGAACACTATGGTGCGTGGCCAGAAGCTGCCGATTTTCAGCGGCGCTGGCCTACCCCACAACAAGCTCGCCGTGCAGATAGCCCGCCAGGCGACCGTGCGTAGCGGCGAGGAGTTCGCAGTAGTCTTCGCGGCTATAGGCGTGATGCACGACGACGCGCTGTTCTTCAAGAAGTTCTTCGAGGAGACCGGCGCCATCAAGAGGGCAGCGCTCTTCATAAACCTAGCAGACGAGCCGGCATCGGTGCGTCTAATCACGCCACGTATAGCTCTAACCCTCGCCGAGCACCTAGCCTTCGACCTAGGCATGCACGTGCTAGTCATACTGACCGACATGACCAACTACGCTGAGGCTCTCCGCGAGATAAGCGCGGCACGCGAAGAGGTGCCGGGCCGCCAGGGCTACCCTGGCTACATGTATAGCGATCTTGCGAGTATCTACGAGCGTGCTGGCCGCGCCCACGGCCGCAAGGGCAGTATTACCCAGATGCCTATACTCACGATGCCTAACGATGATATCACGCACCCGATTCCGGACTTGACTGGCTACATTACTGAGGGCCAGATTGTGCTTAGCCGTGAGCTACACAACCGCGGCATCTACCCGCCGATAAACGTGCTAATGAGCCTCTCAAGGCTGATGAAGGAAGGCATCGGACCCGGGAAGACACGCGAGGACCACGCCAACGTCTCGGACCAGCTGTACGCTGCCTACAGCCGCGCGGTCGAGCTAAGGAGCCTAGCAGCCATCGTGGGCGAGGAGAGCCTAAGCGACGTAGACCGCAAGTACCTGCGGTTCGCCGAGGCCTTCGAGCAGCGCTTCATAAGGCAGGGCTTCTACGAGAACCGCAGCATAGAGGAGACCCTCGACATTGCCTGGGAGGTACTATCAATACTACCGGAGAGCGAGCTGTACAGGATAAAGGACGAGTTCATACGCAAGTACCACCCCAAGTACCGCAAGAAGGCCTCCGAGGAGAAGAGCTAA
- a CDS encoding V-type ATP synthase subunit D has product MVSTFGGGSRVLPTKINLIRLRRELRNMKRIRKVIEEKRDVILLYIRQLGDEYQQEYSKVAETLAEAYRNFFVALMSSGGLENAKPVLEAMPTSLQVDVTTRVLFAVKTPAYSLREDTIPDMPVSAVRLSPTLLQARERLLEAMKSLLRVVEAEAAIERLLEELRDTQRLLNALDYNIIPGYENSIKYIRLVLDDRMREEVIRLKTLKRRLAKIRGGEGLA; this is encoded by the coding sequence TTGGTCTCAACGTTCGGCGGTGGCTCAAGAGTACTACCAACAAAGATCAACCTCATCCGGCTACGCCGCGAACTACGCAATATGAAGAGGATAAGGAAGGTCATCGAGGAGAAGAGAGACGTCATACTACTCTACATAAGGCAGCTCGGAGACGAGTACCAGCAAGAGTACAGCAAGGTCGCGGAGACCCTAGCCGAGGCCTACCGCAACTTCTTCGTAGCACTCATGTCCAGCGGCGGCCTCGAGAACGCTAAGCCTGTGCTAGAGGCTATGCCCACGAGCCTACAGGTGGACGTCACCACGCGCGTGCTCTTCGCCGTGAAGACCCCCGCTTACAGCCTACGCGAGGACACGATCCCGGACATGCCTGTGTCCGCGGTCCGGCTGTCCCCGACGCTGCTGCAGGCCCGTGAGAGGCTCCTCGAGGCCATGAAGAGCCTACTACGCGTAGTCGAGGCTGAGGCGGCCATAGAGAGGCTCCTCGAGGAGCTCAGGGACACCCAGAGGCTGCTAAACGCCCTAGACTACAACATAATACCTGGATACGAGAACAGCATCAAGTACATAAGGCTGGTGCTCGACGACCGGATGAGGGAGGAGGTAATAAGGCTCAAGACGCTGAAGAGGAGGCTCGCCAAGATCCGTGGCGGCGAGGGCCTCGCCTAG
- a CDS encoding D-aminoacyl-tRNA deacylase, with the protein MATRQGSVLIAYSLADPAGSGAAKALAELAAWEKCSLPRAVSCVYEPRLRAYLASFREDTIYFDFLDEAAPGDTSAYIVLSRHSGGKPTLTVHYTGNPGPEAPYGGRPRELSHTWPRLMAALLREYRRVAEEAGLLEEFGLSLEATHHGPTSLARPVVFIEIGSSENEWKRGDAHQALAQTVYNVLSRGWLDEPCSTVAIGVGDTHYPAKHTRAVLEKGVCYTHIFSKHVLDSLDEELLAQAVEKSRDPVDAVLFSKVPSRVKNLVRGFAEKRGLRVEKA; encoded by the coding sequence ATGGCAACACGGCAGGGATCTGTATTAATCGCGTACTCGCTCGCCGACCCCGCCGGGAGCGGCGCGGCCAAGGCGCTCGCCGAGCTGGCGGCCTGGGAGAAGTGCAGCCTACCCAGGGCGGTCTCCTGCGTGTACGAGCCCAGGCTCCGGGCCTACCTGGCCAGCTTCAGGGAGGACACGATATACTTCGACTTCCTGGACGAGGCAGCGCCCGGGGACACGTCTGCCTACATAGTGCTGAGCCGCCATAGCGGGGGCAAGCCCACGCTCACCGTGCACTACACGGGGAACCCTGGGCCCGAGGCCCCATACGGAGGGAGGCCCCGCGAACTCTCCCACACATGGCCCCGGCTCATGGCCGCGCTGCTCCGCGAGTACAGGAGGGTAGCCGAGGAGGCCGGGCTCCTAGAGGAGTTCGGCCTAAGCCTCGAAGCTACGCACCACGGCCCAACCAGCCTAGCCCGGCCGGTAGTATTCATCGAGATCGGCAGCAGCGAGAACGAGTGGAAGCGCGGCGACGCGCACCAGGCCCTCGCGCAGACCGTCTACAATGTGCTGAGCCGCGGCTGGCTAGACGAGCCCTGCAGCACTGTAGCCATAGGGGTCGGTGACACGCACTATCCCGCCAAGCACACTAGGGCTGTGCTCGAGAAGGGCGTCTGCTACACCCACATATTCTCGAAGCACGTGCTGGACAGCCTCGACGAGGAGCTGCTAGCCCAGGCGGTGGAGAAGAGCCGGGACCCGGTAGACGCCGTACTGTTCTCGAAGGTGCCCTCCAGGGTGAAGAACCTGGTACGCGGGTTCGCGGAGAAGAGGGGCCTTCGGGTGGAAAAGGCCTAG
- a CDS encoding V-type ATP synthase subunit K (produces ATP from ADP in the presence of a proton gradient across the membrane; the K subunit is a nonenzymatic component which binds the dimeric form by interacting with the G and E subunits) encodes MRIRLGLLPALAVIALLALAPVASAQEPGAAAATSAKAYGAAIAMGLSAIGAGFAIARAGAAASAAAAERPEVAGRLLIYLVLGEGIAIYGLLVAILVIFAL; translated from the coding sequence ATGAGGATTAGGCTCGGCCTCCTACCGGCTCTCGCCGTAATAGCGCTACTAGCACTAGCTCCGGTCGCTAGCGCCCAGGAGCCTGGCGCAGCTGCGGCCACCAGCGCAAAGGCCTATGGCGCCGCCATAGCTATGGGCTTGAGCGCTATTGGCGCTGGCTTCGCTATTGCTAGGGCTGGTGCAGCCGCGAGCGCTGCTGCAGCCGAGAGGCCTGAGGTCGCTGGTAGGCTGCTAATCTACCTAGTGCTCGGCGAGGGTATCGCCATCTACGGCCTGCTAGTAGCTATACTCGTCATCTTCGCCCTGTAA
- the proS gene encoding proline--tRNA ligase — MPAERRRWSQEFSRWFDWVLEEAGIYDYGRYPVKGMGVWMPYGFQIRRRVVELIRRVLDEAGHEEVLFPLLIPETLLRKESEHIRGFEGEVYWVTHGGTEPLDVKLALRPTSETSITYMESFWIKSYKQLPRKFYQIVSIFRYETKATRPLIRLREVTTFKEAHTVHADFEDADRQVAEAIELYKRIFDELGIPYVISRRPEWDKFAGAVYTVAFDTVMPDGRTLQIGTAHHLGQNFTIPFEVRIQLPDESLDYAWQTSYGLSDRVVATVIAIHGDDRGAVLPPIVAPIQVVVVPIPARDEEQRKRLQEYIGEIEERLRRLGVRYRIDDRDDVRPGRKFYEWEARGVPVRIEAGPREAENRTLVLARRDTLEKTTIGIDELEEKLPRLFEDIARSLRERAWSWLRSKVKRVDTVEEARRVIEQERGIVELPWCGSEACGLRLEEEVDAGVLGSPLERPEWVRGKQCPVCGQPAVTSIRLAKKY, encoded by the coding sequence TTGCCGGCTGAGAGGCGGCGATGGAGCCAGGAGTTCTCGCGCTGGTTCGACTGGGTGCTAGAGGAGGCCGGGATTTACGACTATGGCCGCTACCCGGTCAAGGGTATGGGCGTCTGGATGCCCTACGGTTTCCAGATAAGGCGCCGTGTGGTAGAGCTTATCCGCCGCGTCCTCGACGAGGCGGGGCACGAGGAGGTACTCTTCCCCCTGCTTATACCCGAGACTCTTCTCCGCAAGGAGAGTGAGCACATACGCGGCTTCGAGGGAGAGGTCTACTGGGTGACGCATGGCGGCACTGAGCCGCTCGACGTTAAGCTGGCCCTGCGCCCGACGAGCGAGACGAGCATAACCTACATGGAGAGCTTCTGGATAAAGAGCTACAAGCAGCTCCCCCGGAAGTTCTACCAGATAGTAAGCATATTCCGCTACGAGACCAAGGCCACCCGTCCGCTGATAAGGCTCCGCGAGGTAACAACGTTCAAGGAGGCTCACACGGTCCACGCGGACTTCGAGGACGCCGACCGCCAGGTGGCCGAGGCTATCGAGCTCTACAAGCGGATATTCGACGAGCTGGGCATACCCTACGTGATAAGCAGGAGGCCCGAGTGGGACAAGTTCGCCGGCGCAGTCTACACGGTAGCCTTCGACACAGTCATGCCTGACGGCCGTACGCTCCAGATAGGTACTGCTCACCACCTGGGCCAGAACTTCACGATACCCTTCGAGGTCCGGATACAGCTCCCCGACGAGAGCCTCGACTACGCCTGGCAGACGAGCTACGGTCTAAGCGACCGCGTAGTAGCCACGGTCATAGCGATACACGGCGACGACCGCGGAGCCGTGCTACCCCCCATAGTCGCGCCTATCCAGGTGGTGGTTGTCCCGATACCCGCCCGGGACGAGGAGCAGCGGAAGAGGCTCCAGGAGTACATAGGCGAGATAGAGGAGCGGCTCCGCCGCCTAGGCGTACGCTACCGCATCGACGACCGGGACGACGTGAGGCCTGGCAGGAAGTTCTACGAGTGGGAGGCCCGCGGCGTCCCCGTGAGGATAGAGGCTGGGCCACGGGAGGCCGAGAACCGCACCCTGGTCCTGGCGAGACGCGACACACTCGAGAAGACAACCATAGGCATAGACGAGCTAGAGGAGAAGCTACCCAGGCTCTTCGAGGACATAGCCCGGAGCCTCCGCGAGCGCGCCTGGAGCTGGCTCCGCAGCAAGGTGAAGCGCGTCGACACCGTCGAGGAGGCCCGCCGCGTCATAGAGCAGGAGAGGGGCATAGTAGAGCTGCCGTGGTGCGGCAGCGAGGCGTGCGGCCTCAGGCTGGAAGAAGAGGTGGACGCGGGCGTCCTCGGCTCGCCGCTCGAGAGGCCCGAGTGGGTTAGGGGCAAACAGTGCCCCGTATGCGGCCAGCCTGCTGTGACGAGTATAAGGCTCGCGAAGAAATACTAG